The following are from one region of the Actinomyces sp. oral taxon 897 genome:
- a CDS encoding FtsX-like permease family protein has protein sequence MTRLLLADLRRHAGTWVWTAVVCAVVSACATAVLVIQRGALAAATALGDAPQAATMRASAQTLVAWTISTTALAGASVLTSTTRLAVEQHRYDHGLWRALGMRPGILEAVLLGQLAVLGALAGLLGTPLGLLLVRPLHSMLVSERVILPSATPAAAPRDLLILVAVTAGTAVLGGLKAVHRSARTEVLALLRDGAEEPRPWWRRLLGATTRLVLLGSVAAGVVAAWVAGGRAEPGSENAIAATVAGSFAIFTLVVLLVPWVTPFLENAWTGAVELAVLRPLAATGLADPTAWFLARRSAAHEARRSSTTVMPFLVAIGLVGLLYGFKAGGASGVTAKGLGSMFGPALLTAWTGGVAVIALGASRRRRDAALLEAAGARVAQVRAAQVLEGAVHAVTATLLGLAVTGLSLLLLGRSMSLPLGEVLDRGPWLEVGVVALASLVTTCTAVVLAGLQAGHALSLAAELRSRD, from the coding sequence ATGACCCGCCTCCTGCTGGCCGACCTGCGCCGCCACGCCGGGACCTGGGTGTGGACCGCGGTGGTGTGCGCCGTCGTCTCCGCCTGCGCCACCGCGGTCCTGGTCATCCAGCGCGGTGCCCTGGCCGCCGCGACCGCCCTGGGGGACGCGCCCCAGGCCGCCACCATGCGCGCCTCGGCCCAGACGCTGGTGGCGTGGACGATCAGCACCACGGCCCTGGCGGGGGCGAGCGTCCTGACGTCCACCACCCGCCTGGCGGTGGAGCAGCACCGGTACGACCACGGCCTGTGGCGTGCCCTGGGGATGCGTCCCGGCATCCTGGAGGCGGTGCTCCTGGGGCAGCTGGCGGTCCTGGGGGCGCTCGCGGGGCTCCTGGGGACACCTCTGGGCCTGCTCCTCGTCCGCCCGCTGCACTCCATGCTGGTCAGTGAGCGCGTCATCCTGCCCTCGGCCACGCCGGCGGCCGCGCCCCGGGACCTGCTCATCCTGGTCGCGGTGACGGCGGGGACGGCCGTCTTGGGCGGGCTGAAGGCGGTGCACCGCTCCGCCCGCACCGAGGTCCTGGCCCTGCTGCGCGACGGCGCTGAGGAGCCACGACCCTGGTGGCGTCGGCTCCTGGGGGCCACGACGCGGCTGGTGCTCCTGGGCTCCGTGGCGGCCGGGGTCGTGGCCGCCTGGGTGGCGGGCGGCCGGGCCGAGCCGGGCTCGGAGAACGCGATCGCCGCCACGGTCGCGGGCTCCTTCGCCATCTTCACCCTCGTCGTGCTGCTGGTGCCCTGGGTGACCCCGTTCCTGGAGAACGCCTGGACGGGTGCCGTCGAGCTCGCGGTCCTGCGGCCTCTGGCGGCCACGGGCCTGGCCGACCCCACCGCCTGGTTCCTGGCCCGCCGCAGCGCCGCCCACGAGGCACGGCGCTCCAGCACCACGGTCATGCCCTTCCTGGTGGCGATCGGCCTGGTAGGGCTCCTCTACGGCTTCAAGGCGGGCGGCGCCTCGGGGGTGACGGCAAAGGGCTTGGGCTCCATGTTCGGCCCGGCCCTGCTCACCGCCTGGACCGGGGGCGTGGCGGTCATCGCCCTGGGGGCCAGCCGACGGCGTCGCGACGCCGCGCTCCTGGAGGCGGCGGGCGCGAGGGTGGCCCAGGTCCGTGCCGCCCAGGTGCTGGAGGGGGCGGTCCACGCGGTGACCGCCACGCTCCTGGGGCTGGCGGTCACGGGGCTCTCCCTGCTGCTCCTGGGGCGGAGCATGTCCCTGCCCCTGGGTGAGGTCCTGGACCGGGGGCCGTGGCTGGAGGTAGGGGTGGTCGCCCTGGCGAGCCTGGTGACGACCTGCACGGCGGTGGTCCTGGCGGGGCTCCAGGCGGGGCACGCCCTCAGCCTGGCGGCCGAGCTTCGCTCACGGGACTAG
- the tadA gene encoding tRNA adenosine(34) deaminase TadA yields the protein MDQALALAAQAARRGEVPVGAVVLGPGGKVLAQGANACQAEHDPTAHAEILALRAAGAALGDPHLEGCTLVVTLEPCTMCAGAILLARLERVVLGAWEPRTGAAGSIRDVLRDPRTNHQVEVVAGLRARQSTALLQDFFTARRLDTPAPTE from the coding sequence ATGGACCAGGCCCTGGCCCTGGCGGCACAGGCGGCCCGGCGCGGAGAGGTCCCGGTGGGGGCGGTGGTCCTGGGACCCGGCGGGAAGGTCCTCGCGCAGGGTGCCAACGCCTGCCAGGCCGAGCACGACCCCACGGCCCACGCCGAGATCCTGGCCCTGCGCGCGGCCGGGGCGGCCCTGGGGGACCCCCACCTGGAGGGATGCACGCTGGTAGTGACCCTGGAGCCGTGCACCATGTGCGCGGGCGCCATCCTGCTGGCCCGCCTGGAGCGCGTGGTCCTGGGAGCCTGGGAGCCCAGGACAGGCGCGGCCGGGAGCATACGGGACGTGCTGCGCGACCCCCGCACCAACCACCAGGTGGAGGTGGTCGCAGGCCTGCGGGCCAGGCAGTCCACTGCCCTGCTGCAGGACTTCTTCACCGCCCGGCGCCTCGACACCCCGGCCCCTACAGAGTGA
- a CDS encoding low molecular weight protein-tyrosine-phosphatase, with product MNLPPARHPDGPYRVVMVCTGNICWSPMAEAVLRDHLQAAGMLSPDRAGVGPSRPDRVGAPGVEVTSAGVSGEEYGNPMDPCALRILREAGYGVGPGADDAAGRTMRTHRAHRMSDAELTSADLVLAMTRRQVKALRRRAGPLRAGQKRIQLYRAYDPLAVGLATVDLDVPDPWYGDHADFVDTLAVVERVSQALVEALAGAR from the coding sequence ATGAACCTGCCGCCAGCTCGTCACCCCGACGGCCCCTACCGGGTCGTCATGGTCTGTACCGGCAATATCTGCTGGTCCCCCATGGCCGAGGCGGTCCTGCGTGACCACCTCCAGGCTGCCGGGATGCTGTCCCCGGACCGGGCCGGGGTGGGTCCATCGCGTCCGGACCGGGTCGGGGCGCCCGGCGTGGAGGTCACCAGCGCGGGGGTCTCCGGCGAGGAGTACGGCAACCCCATGGACCCCTGTGCCCTGCGGATCCTGCGTGAGGCCGGCTACGGCGTCGGGCCTGGGGCCGATGACGCCGCGGGCCGGACAATGCGCACCCACCGGGCGCACCGCATGAGCGACGCCGAGCTCACCTCCGCCGACCTCGTGCTGGCCATGACCCGTAGGCAGGTGAAGGCGCTCCGACGCCGGGCCGGTCCCCTGCGTGCCGGCCAGAAGCGGATCCAGCTCTACCGGGCGTACGACCCGCTTGCGGTCGGGCTGGCCACGGTGGACCTGGACGTCCCCGACCCCTGGTACGGGGACCACGCGGACTTCGTGGACACCCTGGCGGTGGTGGAGAGGGTCAGCCAGGCCCTGGTCGAGGCCCTGGCCGGGGCCCGGTGA
- a CDS encoding ABC transporter ATP-binding protein — translation MVLSAQSLSSWVPPSAGPRPRHRSGAAWPPPAPGAPYVDTPYAGSHADTPPAGEPASRTVPAPASSAPAPGAPTPGTAGAAGAASAAGGAVSVSVRALTRSFPVPGRHERVVALAGVDLDLAPGSFTAVVGASGCGKSTLLTCVAGLDHPTSGSVRLLGRETTALRPGALASFRAAHVGMVFQEDNLVTCLNARDNVALPGRLRGRRLRRGQVDAALARVGLAGQARHMPSQMSGGERQRVAIARVLAARPQIVLADEPTAALDLAASQDVLEWFDQIAAEGATLLMVTHDPAAAARADRVLVMAAGRVVEELAGGDPTAVSAAVLRAQGRKPVDAATPALGNPGPTSEPAPDAVAPGVAPRGSEPGNALTTEGTGTTPAPRRETPDALTTGRADS, via the coding sequence ATGGTTCTCTCAGCACAGTCCCTCTCGTCCTGGGTCCCGCCCTCGGCCGGGCCCCGACCACGACACCGGTCAGGGGCCGCCTGGCCCCCTCCCGCCCCGGGCGCGCCCTACGTGGACACGCCCTACGCAGGGTCCCACGCGGACACGCCCCCGGCCGGGGAGCCCGCCAGCAGGACCGTCCCGGCACCGGCCAGCTCAGCCCCGGCACCGGGCGCCCCCACCCCGGGCACAGCTGGCGCGGCCGGTGCGGCCAGCGCAGCTGGCGGGGCCGTGAGCGTGAGCGTGCGCGCCCTGACGCGCTCCTTCCCGGTGCCGGGTCGGCACGAGCGCGTGGTGGCGCTGGCGGGCGTGGACCTGGACCTGGCACCCGGCTCCTTCACGGCGGTGGTCGGGGCCTCGGGCTGCGGCAAGTCGACCCTGCTGACCTGCGTGGCGGGCCTGGACCACCCGACCTCGGGCTCGGTCCGTCTGCTGGGCCGGGAGACGACGGCCCTGCGGCCGGGCGCCCTGGCCTCCTTCCGGGCCGCGCACGTGGGCATGGTCTTCCAGGAGGACAACCTGGTCACCTGCCTGAACGCCCGCGACAACGTGGCCCTGCCCGGCCGCTTGCGGGGCCGGCGGCTGCGCCGGGGGCAGGTGGACGCCGCCCTGGCCCGGGTGGGGCTGGCCGGTCAGGCCCGCCACATGCCCTCCCAGATGAGCGGCGGTGAGCGCCAGCGGGTCGCTATCGCCCGGGTCCTGGCGGCCCGCCCCCAGATCGTCCTGGCCGACGAGCCCACGGCCGCCCTGGACCTGGCCGCCTCCCAGGACGTCCTGGAGTGGTTCGACCAGATCGCCGCCGAGGGGGCCACGCTCCTCATGGTCACCCACGACCCCGCCGCCGCGGCCCGCGCCGACCGGGTCCTGGTCATGGCGGCGGGCCGGGTGGTCGAGGAGCTGGCGGGCGGGGACCCGACGGCGGTCTCCGCGGCGGTCCTGCGCGCCCAGGGCCGGAAGCCGGTCGACGCAGCCACCCCGGCCCTCGGGAACCCCGGACCCACCTCGGAGCCGGCCCCCGACGCAGTGGCGCCGGGCGTGGCACCCAGGGGCTCCGAGCCCGGGAACGCCCTCACCACCGAGGGGACCGGCACCACCCCCGCCCCGCGGAGGGAGACCCCCGACGCCCTCACCACCGGGAGGGCCGACTCATGA
- a CDS encoding DUF885 domain-containing protein, whose amino-acid sequence MNQPVPSTARRTPSTLDAVAERYVADLAVLSPEFAVVCGLPGVRGRLDDYSPEGLEAGAALRDRVLREIEATAPTDDVDQVTLAAMRERLGVEAEMAAAGEDLRSLNVIASPAQGLRDVFDLLPTATTEDWGNLASALGDVPRALSGYQDSLLLAASRGQVASRRQVEAVMGQARTQAGEQSSFETLLANAQVGQGEQATAVPEPLARELSRSAARARAAYDGLASFLERKILPLASEDDAVGRERYELFSRSFLGARVDLDETYEWGRTRLAAIDAEQRTIAERLYGPGTSVREALRRLDADPARRVHGTDALQAWMQETSDAAIEALDGVHFDIPEPLRTLECRIAPSATGGIYYTGPSDDFSRPGRMWWSVPAGTTDFSTWQERTTVFHEGVPGHHLQVGTQTYLRDTLNSWRRLCCWVSGHGEGWALYAERLMADLGFQDDPGDRMGMLDSQRLRAARVVLDIGVHLGKKRPTELADLPGVGPGRWDAPSAWAFLRHNVAMGESFLRFELDRYLGWPGQAPSYAVGQRLWEETRDAALATQRVVGGEASLRGFHTRALALGSVGLDVLRQALA is encoded by the coding sequence ATGAATCAGCCCGTGCCCTCCACAGCCCGCCGAACCCCCAGCACGCTCGACGCCGTCGCGGAGCGCTACGTCGCCGACCTGGCCGTCCTCTCCCCGGAGTTCGCCGTCGTCTGCGGCCTGCCGGGCGTGCGCGGCCGCCTGGACGACTACTCCCCCGAGGGACTGGAGGCCGGTGCGGCCCTACGGGACCGTGTCCTGCGCGAGATCGAGGCCACCGCCCCTACCGACGACGTGGACCAGGTGACCCTGGCGGCCATGCGTGAGCGCCTGGGGGTGGAGGCGGAGATGGCGGCCGCGGGCGAGGACCTGCGGTCCCTCAACGTCATCGCCTCACCCGCCCAGGGCCTGCGCGACGTCTTCGACCTGCTGCCCACGGCCACCACCGAGGACTGGGGGAACCTGGCCTCCGCCCTGGGTGACGTGCCCCGGGCCCTGTCGGGCTACCAGGACTCCCTGCTCCTGGCGGCCTCCCGCGGCCAGGTGGCCTCCCGTCGGCAGGTCGAGGCCGTCATGGGGCAGGCCCGCACCCAGGCCGGTGAGCAGTCCTCCTTCGAGACGCTGCTGGCCAACGCGCAGGTCGGCCAGGGCGAGCAGGCCACGGCGGTGCCCGAGCCCCTGGCCCGTGAGCTCTCCCGCTCCGCCGCCAGGGCCCGGGCGGCCTACGACGGCCTCGCCTCCTTCCTGGAACGCAAGATCCTGCCGCTGGCCAGTGAGGACGACGCCGTCGGACGAGAGCGCTACGAGCTGTTCAGCCGCAGCTTCCTGGGTGCGCGGGTGGACCTGGACGAGACCTACGAGTGGGGGCGGACGCGGCTGGCGGCCATTGACGCCGAGCAGCGGACGATCGCCGAGCGCCTCTACGGGCCGGGCACGAGCGTGCGTGAGGCCCTGCGGCGCCTGGACGCCGACCCCGCCCGGCGGGTCCACGGCACCGACGCCCTCCAGGCCTGGATGCAGGAGACCTCCGACGCCGCCATCGAGGCCCTCGACGGTGTCCACTTCGACATCCCCGAGCCGCTGCGGACCCTGGAGTGCCGGATCGCCCCGTCGGCCACGGGCGGCATCTACTACACGGGCCCCAGCGACGACTTCTCACGCCCGGGACGCATGTGGTGGTCGGTCCCCGCGGGCACCACGGACTTCTCCACCTGGCAGGAACGCACCACCGTCTTCCACGAGGGCGTGCCGGGCCACCACCTCCAGGTGGGGACGCAGACCTACCTGCGTGACACCCTCAACTCCTGGCGGCGCCTGTGCTGCTGGGTGAGCGGTCACGGCGAGGGCTGGGCCCTGTACGCCGAGCGCCTCATGGCCGACCTGGGGTTCCAGGACGACCCCGGTGACCGTATGGGCATGCTGGACTCCCAGCGCCTGCGCGCCGCGCGCGTGGTCCTGGACATTGGCGTGCACCTGGGCAAGAAGCGGCCCACCGAGCTGGCCGACCTGCCCGGCGTGGGACCGGGCAGGTGGGACGCGCCCTCCGCCTGGGCCTTCCTGCGCCACAACGTAGCCATGGGCGAGTCCTTCCTGCGCTTTGAGCTCGACCGCTACCTGGGCTGGCCGGGGCAGGCGCCCTCCTACGCGGTGGGTCAGCGGCTGTGGGAGGAGACGCGCGACGCCGCCCTGGCGACCCAGCGGGTGGTCGGGGGCGAGGCGAGCCTGCGGGGCTTCCACACCCGGGCCCTGGCCCTGGGCAGCGTGGGCCTGGACGTCCTGCGTCAGGCCCTGGCCTGA
- a CDS encoding DUF7059 domain-containing protein: MTRSSRSPSTRTSPPPPTLTCAQAAALRADLEDSGWGVETVAALLGPVAEAALDREVRLPALRVLRRTLKELGLAGAPATGRPPRPARREPRAAGAPDEVPQDALPGTGASAPEGSRGGPAPRARTAPGGRATSGGRAPDEVPGGGRAPGDAPGMPGAQARPAPAAAPTAVLTALFMLGEPVPAAALDVALPRTGATGARATGLVDAPDTQGLVRPLVDLRPHEAVDDVGEVRWWVASDVGELVTGRELAPDHVLGIGRAGLTLAGLTPRRPVGRALDLGCGCGIQTLYLLRHCEQVVATDVSARALAFTSFNTALAGVGPERLDLRQGSFLEPLAGERFDLIATNPPFVITPPAVRQAGLPLMEYRDAGAPVLPVLVPGLAGLLREGGTLVMLGNWEHHAGHDWRERVSTWLPQDVDAWVVQRDLQDPVQYATTWLRDGGMTPERDLTGFEAALGAWVEDFEARGVRGVGLGYLVLHRPAPPGRAGAPGAAAAPVPPGLSGSAAAGAAGSALASEPPGGRRPWRVLEEVGTRGSGALGSHVAEVIEVRDRLASMDDAEVARLRPLTAPDVTEERYLTPGETEPRLILLRQGGGLGRVVQAGTTMAALAGVADGELGVGQVAEAVAALTGADPQEVRARMVADARELLGYGMLRLPS, from the coding sequence ATGACGCGCTCCTCCCGCTCCCCGTCGACCCGCACCAGCCCGCCGCCTCCCACCCTGACCTGCGCACAGGCCGCCGCCCTGCGTGCCGACCTCGAGGACAGCGGCTGGGGCGTGGAGACGGTGGCGGCGCTCCTGGGGCCGGTGGCCGAGGCCGCCCTGGATCGTGAGGTCCGCCTGCCCGCCCTGCGGGTCCTGCGCCGCACGCTCAAGGAGCTCGGCCTGGCCGGGGCGCCGGCCACAGGCAGGCCCCCGCGCCCGGCCCGTCGTGAACCACGTGCTGCCGGGGCACCGGACGAGGTCCCCCAGGACGCCCTGCCGGGCACTGGTGCGTCGGCGCCGGAGGGCAGTCGCGGTGGCCCCGCGCCCCGGGCCCGGACGGCACCGGGCGGTCGGGCGACGTCTGGCGGCAGGGCGCCGGACGAGGTGCCAGGTGGCGGCAGGGCGCCGGGGGACGCGCCCGGCATGCCCGGCGCGCAGGCCCGTCCCGCTCCCGCGGCCGCGCCGACGGCGGTCCTCACCGCCCTGTTCATGCTCGGTGAGCCGGTACCCGCCGCCGCCCTCGACGTCGCCCTGCCCCGTACCGGTGCGACGGGCGCCCGCGCGACGGGCCTGGTGGACGCCCCTGACACCCAGGGCCTGGTGCGCCCCCTGGTGGACCTGCGCCCCCACGAGGCGGTCGACGACGTCGGCGAGGTTCGCTGGTGGGTGGCCTCCGACGTCGGCGAGCTCGTCACCGGGCGGGAGCTGGCCCCCGACCACGTCCTGGGGATCGGCAGGGCGGGGCTGACCCTGGCCGGCCTGACGCCCCGGCGGCCTGTAGGGCGGGCCCTGGACCTGGGCTGCGGCTGCGGCATCCAGACCCTCTACCTGCTGCGTCACTGCGAGCAGGTGGTGGCCACCGACGTCTCGGCGCGCGCCCTGGCCTTTACCTCGTTCAACACCGCCCTGGCCGGGGTGGGACCTGAGCGGCTCGACCTGCGTCAGGGCTCCTTCCTGGAGCCCCTGGCGGGGGAGCGCTTTGACCTCATTGCCACCAACCCGCCCTTTGTCATCACCCCACCCGCTGTGCGCCAGGCCGGCCTGCCCCTCATGGAGTACCGCGACGCCGGCGCCCCGGTGCTGCCGGTGCTCGTGCCGGGCCTGGCCGGGCTCCTGCGCGAGGGCGGCACCCTGGTCATGCTCGGCAACTGGGAGCACCACGCCGGGCATGACTGGCGTGAGCGCGTGAGCACCTGGCTGCCGCAGGACGTGGACGCCTGGGTCGTCCAGCGCGACCTCCAGGACCCGGTCCAGTACGCCACCACGTGGCTGCGTGACGGCGGGATGACGCCGGAGCGCGACCTGACGGGGTTCGAGGCCGCCCTGGGCGCCTGGGTGGAGGACTTCGAGGCCCGCGGGGTCAGGGGTGTGGGCCTGGGATACCTGGTCCTGCACCGCCCGGCACCACCCGGCCGGGCAGGGGCGCCCGGTGCCGCCGCAGCCCCGGTGCCGCCCGGCCTCAGCGGGTCGGCGGCCGCGGGGGCGGCGGGGAGCGCGCTGGCGTCTGAGCCCCCGGGCGGGCGCCGCCCGTGGCGGGTGCTGGAGGAGGTGGGCACCAGGGGCAGCGGGGCCCTGGGGAGCCACGTGGCCGAGGTGATCGAGGTCCGGGACCGCCTGGCGTCCATGGACGACGCCGAGGTCGCCCGCCTGCGCCCGCTGACCGCCCCGGACGTCACCGAGGAGCGCTACCTGACGCCGGGGGAGACCGAGCCCCGTCTCATCCTCCTGCGCCAGGGGGGCGGCCTGGGGCGCGTGGTGCAGGCGGGGACGACCATGGCGGCCCTTGCCGGGGTGGCTGACGGGGAGCTGGGCGTGGGGCAGGTCGCCGAGGCGGTCGCGGCCCTGACCGGGGCGGATCCCCAGGAGGTGCGGGCCCGGATGGTGGCTGACGCCCGGGAGCTGCTGGGCTACGGCATGCTCCGCCTGCCCTCGTGA
- a CDS encoding alpha/beta hydrolase — MDAAAPTPTPDILGEPWVARRIPVTDAAAAPGADHAVLVHQRQAMPAPGAAPRHTRAVLYLHGRNDYFFQTHLAQAFLDAGYEFYALDLRACGRSAQVGLTAPQAAPTPAPAGQGGPGQNPGRSTPGQDGPSQSTPGQNGPTTPRDPATPRDPAGPSTAPGPSPHDVLDLRVHYEEINEALRIIRTEHRHSVVVLNAHSTGGLQAAIWAGDHKDEVPPSTSRVDAVVLNSPWLDFNASAFMRSYGSAAVELLAKVDPGHRLSNPAESAAGADADPRLADPYNRALHARWGGEWNWDLRLKPSPGFPVTAGFIAGIRRLQRDVHHGLGIRVPVLVTCSTASWHPGDPIQDALRADAVLSVERIMARAPFLGQDVTVIQIEGGVHDLVLSPEPARSEYLRTVTTWLAERLP; from the coding sequence ATGGACGCCGCAGCACCAACCCCGACCCCAGACATTCTCGGCGAGCCCTGGGTAGCCCGTCGTATCCCAGTGACCGACGCCGCCGCCGCACCCGGCGCCGACCACGCTGTCCTGGTCCACCAGCGTCAGGCGATGCCCGCACCCGGCGCGGCCCCCCGCCACACCCGTGCCGTCCTCTACCTCCACGGGCGCAACGACTACTTCTTCCAGACCCACCTGGCCCAGGCGTTCCTGGACGCGGGCTACGAGTTCTACGCCCTGGACCTGCGTGCCTGCGGCCGGTCCGCCCAGGTGGGGCTCACGGCCCCTCAGGCCGCCCCCACCCCCGCCCCGGCGGGCCAGGGCGGGCCAGGCCAGAACCCGGGCCGGAGCACCCCGGGCCAGGACGGACCAAGCCAGAGCACCCCGGGCCAGAACGGGCCAACCACCCCGAGAGACCCCGCCACCCCAAGAGACCCTGCCGGGCCGTCCACCGCCCCTGGCCCCTCCCCCCACGACGTGCTCGACCTGCGGGTCCACTACGAGGAGATCAACGAGGCCCTGCGCATTATCCGCACCGAGCACCGGCACTCCGTGGTCGTCCTCAACGCCCACTCCACCGGCGGCCTCCAGGCGGCCATCTGGGCGGGCGACCACAAGGACGAGGTACCGCCCAGCACCAGCCGTGTGGACGCCGTCGTCCTGAACTCCCCGTGGCTGGACTTCAACGCCTCCGCCTTTATGCGCTCCTACGGCTCGGCCGCCGTCGAGCTGCTGGCCAAGGTGGATCCTGGGCACAGGCTCTCCAACCCGGCGGAGTCCGCGGCGGGCGCCGACGCCGACCCGCGCCTGGCCGATCCCTACAACCGTGCCCTGCACGCCCGGTGGGGCGGGGAGTGGAACTGGGACCTGCGGCTCAAGCCCTCCCCCGGGTTCCCGGTCACGGCGGGCTTTATCGCCGGCATCCGGCGGCTCCAGCGGGACGTGCACCACGGTCTGGGGATCAGGGTGCCAGTGCTGGTGACCTGCTCGACAGCGTCCTGGCACCCGGGGGACCCTATCCAGGACGCCCTGCGCGCCGACGCGGTGCTCTCCGTGGAGCGGATTATGGCCCGCGCCCCCTTCCTGGGCCAGGACGTCACCGTCATCCAGATCGAGGGCGGCGTCCACGACCTGGTCCTGTCCCCTGAGCCCGCCCGCAGCGAGTACCTGCGCACGGTCACCACCTGGCTCGCCGAGCGCCTGCCCTGA
- a CDS encoding glutathione transferase: MPISPSHRFTEGDLAVEPGRYQLVASSSCPWCRRVLIARRILGLTEALPVSWSYGRGEDGYWELTGSDGAPGIDPALEARSLAEVYASTPGYTPPPTLPALVDLNDGHVVMADSGALLFDLATAWSPFHRSNAPQLYPLDRRLSTDAWDEWLTAEVNAPHGVVTHSKDPEEIEEASNCVLTAFDVVDTLLARATGMEASHEDALTFSDGPGLAAVISVEQYLCGSYPMGSDIRLFTTIQSYEYGGRQAYPETGPSISFWPALARWFRALEVRTDWVGFEERAALGL; the protein is encoded by the coding sequence ATGCCCATCTCACCCTCGCACCGTTTCACAGAGGGCGACCTCGCCGTCGAGCCAGGCCGCTACCAGCTGGTAGCCTCCAGTTCCTGCCCATGGTGTCGACGTGTGCTCATTGCCCGGCGGATTCTAGGACTGACGGAGGCCCTGCCCGTCTCATGGTCCTACGGCCGGGGTGAGGACGGCTACTGGGAGCTCACCGGATCCGACGGTGCCCCTGGGATCGACCCCGCCCTGGAGGCCCGGTCCCTGGCTGAGGTCTATGCCAGCACCCCCGGCTACACCCCACCCCCCACCCTCCCGGCCCTGGTAGACCTCAACGACGGCCACGTCGTCATGGCCGACTCGGGGGCGCTCCTCTTTGACCTGGCTACTGCCTGGTCCCCCTTCCACCGGTCCAACGCCCCCCAGCTCTACCCGCTGGACCGCCGCCTGTCCACCGACGCCTGGGACGAGTGGCTGACCGCGGAGGTCAACGCCCCCCACGGGGTGGTCACCCACTCCAAGGACCCGGAGGAGATCGAGGAGGCCTCCAACTGCGTCCTGACCGCCTTCGACGTCGTCGACACCCTCCTGGCCCGGGCGACCGGCATGGAGGCCAGCCACGAGGACGCCCTGACCTTCTCCGACGGGCCCGGCCTGGCCGCCGTCATCTCCGTCGAGCAGTACCTGTGCGGCTCCTACCCCATGGGCAGCGACATCCGCCTGTTCACCACCATCCAGTCCTACGAGTACGGCGGTCGGCAGGCCTACCCCGAGACCGGCCCCTCCATCTCCTTCTGGCCGGCGCTGGCACGCTGGTTCCGGGCCCTGGAGGTGCGCACCGACTGGGTCGGTTTCGAGGAGCGTGCCGCCCTGGGCCTGTGA